A portion of the Bombus terrestris chromosome 3, iyBomTerr1.2, whole genome shotgun sequence genome contains these proteins:
- the LOC100652024 gene encoding beta-1,4-N-acetylgalactosaminyltransferase bre-4, translated as MTVAAAVALWHRAHLYKAIACVVLALIAIQYLLSGVIDRRSIETIFTINATRYADRTYRHHPRGLIIYGPVTVSSIFGNNNATSATLYWGGRDNSNFSKLETDFSTRDTYIVGSSQESLTTNSTNSTVVPRCPLIPPNLVGPLTVIKSPPELAEMEKTFTEVKPGGKGCPANCTARHRVAIIIPFRDRPIHLQALLYNLHPMLLRQQIDYQIFVIEQKGSDAFNRAMLMNVGYVEALKERPFDCFIFHDVDLLPEDDRNLYTCPEQPRHMSVAVDKFKYRLPYADLFGGVSAMSCEQFHLVNGFSNVFWGWGGEDDDMANRIKAHGLHISRYPANVARYKMLTHKKEKANPKRYEYLKTGKKRFSTDGLSNLQYELVDKQKPKLYTWLLIKLTPPQPS; from the exons ATGACTGTGGCTGCAGCCGTGGCACTGTGGCATCGTGCCCACCTTTACAAGGCGATCGCCTGCGTCGTCCTCGCTCTTATTGCCATTCAGTATTTACTTAGTGGCGTGATCGATCGTCGCTCCATAGAGACGATTTTCACCATTAACGCTACCAG gtACGCGGATCGTACGTACAGGCATCATCCACGAGGGTTGATCATATACGGGCCTGTAACGGTGTCGAGTATATTTGGTAACAACAATGCCACCTCAGCGACCTTGTATTGGGGCGGCAGAGATAATTCCAACTTCTCCAAACTGGAAACTGACTTCTCCACTCGAGATACGTACATCGTTGGAAGTTCGCAGGAATCTTTGACCACAAACTCGACAAACAGTACCGTGGTACCGCGATGTCCGCTTATTCCACCGAATCTTG TGGGCCCATTGACCGTTATCAAGTCTCCTCCGGAGTTGGCAGAGATGGAAAAGACGTTCACCGAGGTGAAGCCAGGAGGCAAAGGTTGTCCAGCGAATTGTACAGCCAGACATCGAGTAGCCATTATCATTCCGTTTCGCGATCGACCGATACACCTTCAAGCGTTGCTTTACAATCTTCACCCGATGCTGCTTCGCCAACAGATCGACTATCAAATATTCGTGATCGAACAGAAAG GTAGCGACGCCTTCAATCGCGCGATGCTTATGAACGTAGGATACGTGGAAGCCTTGAAGGAACGACCTTTCGACTGTTTCATTTTTCACGATGTCGACCTACTTCCCGAAGACGATAGAAATCTGTACACGTGCCCGGAACAACCGAGGCACATGTCCGTTGCAGTGGACAAGTTCAAATACAG GCTACCATATGCCGATTTATTCGGCGGCGTGTCGGCGATGTCATGCGAGCAATTTCACCTGGTAAACGGATTCAGCAACGTGTTCTGGGGTTGGGGCGGCGAGGACGACGACATGGCGAATCGAATCAAAGCGCACGGTCTTCATATCTCCCGATATCCAGCGAACGTGGCACGGTATAAGATGCTTACGCACAAGAAGGAGAAGGCTAATCCGAAAAG ATACGAGTATCTAAAGACGGGCAAGAAAAGATTCTCCACGGACGGACTGAGCAATCTTCAATACGAGCTGGTCGACAAACAGAAGCCAAAGTTGTACACGTGGCTTCTGATAAAGCTGACGCCTCCGCAGCCTAGCTGA